One window from the genome of Pseudanabaena yagii GIHE-NHR1 encodes:
- the queG gene encoding tRNA epoxyqueuosine(34) reductase QueG yields the protein MNDHQLSPQELKQAIAQKALELGFSKIGIAKAESGLEAERLQEWLSLGYQADMDWMANPKRQDITQVMAGVKSVICVALNYYTPHQHSSDRQVGKISRYGWGRDYHKVLTKKLKALATWLESLGEYEGEKIQTRYYVDTGPIAEKAFAQRAGIGWIGKHSNVITRDYGSWLFLGEVLTNLELEPDRPHTEHCGTCTRCIEACPTGAIAQPFVVDANRCIAYHTIENKAEQIPDAIAANLQNWVAGCDICQDVCPWNQRFAQETLETDFQPFPHNVDPKLTDLVNMTEEEWDQHFTGSALRRIKRDRWQRNAQTLIDKGRAVE from the coding sequence ATGAACGATCATCAATTATCTCCGCAAGAACTCAAACAAGCGATCGCGCAAAAAGCTTTAGAACTAGGATTTAGTAAGATCGGAATTGCAAAAGCGGAATCTGGACTAGAAGCAGAGCGTCTACAAGAATGGCTCTCTTTAGGCTATCAAGCCGATATGGACTGGATGGCAAATCCCAAGCGCCAAGATATTACTCAGGTGATGGCAGGAGTGAAGTCGGTTATTTGCGTAGCGCTGAATTATTACACTCCCCATCAACATTCAAGCGATCGCCAAGTGGGGAAAATTTCTCGCTATGGCTGGGGACGTGACTATCATAAGGTTCTGACTAAAAAGTTAAAGGCTTTGGCTACTTGGTTAGAGTCACTGGGTGAGTATGAGGGGGAGAAGATTCAAACTCGATATTATGTGGATACGGGGCCGATCGCCGAAAAAGCCTTTGCTCAAAGGGCGGGGATCGGTTGGATTGGCAAACATAGTAATGTGATCACTCGCGACTATGGCTCTTGGTTATTTCTCGGAGAAGTTCTCACCAATCTTGAACTAGAACCTGATCGTCCCCATACCGAACATTGCGGAACTTGTACCCGCTGTATTGAGGCTTGCCCAACGGGGGCGATCGCCCAGCCTTTTGTGGTAGATGCTAATCGCTGTATCGCTTATCACACCATTGAGAACAAAGCCGAACAGATTCCTGATGCGATCGCCGCTAATTTACAAAACTGGGTTGCAGGCTGCGATATTTGCCAAGATGTTTGTCCTTGGAACCAGCGTTTTGCTCAAGAGACCTTAGAAACTGATTTTCAACCCTTTCCCCATAATGTCGATCCCAAATTAACAGATTTAGTAAATATGACTGAAGAAGAGTGGGATCAGCATTTTACAGGTTCGGCACTGCGAAGGATTAAACGCGATCGCTGGCAACGTAACGCCCAAACATTAATCGATAAGGGACGAGCAGTAGAATAG
- a CDS encoding gas vesicle protein K, whose protein sequence is MTDSNDSLIVKPKKSGLAPLILTLVELLRQLMEAQVIRRMDAEKLTESEIERAADSLQALEKQIFNLCEVLEIDPEDLNLDLGEFGKLLPRRGAYYPDQSSSESSILELLDRLISTGIVLEGDVQIGLADINLIDLKLKLLLTSGDKSAS, encoded by the coding sequence ATGACCGATAGCAATGACAGTTTAATCGTCAAGCCCAAAAAATCTGGACTAGCGCCATTGATTCTCACCTTGGTGGAATTGTTGCGCCAGTTAATGGAAGCGCAGGTAATTCGGCGAATGGATGCGGAAAAATTAACTGAGTCGGAAATCGAGAGAGCCGCAGATAGCCTACAAGCTCTAGAGAAACAGATTTTCAATCTTTGTGAAGTTTTAGAAATTGATCCCGAAGATCTCAATCTCGATCTCGGCGAATTTGGGAAACTGCTCCCTAGACGCGGAGCCTATTATCCAGATCAGTCCTCTAGTGAGTCATCGATTTTGGAATTACTCGATCGCTTGATTAGTACAGGAATTGTCCTCGAAGGTGATGTGCAGATTGGACTCGCCGATATTAACCTAATCGATCTCAAATTAAAGTTATTACTAACTTCAGGCGATAAATCAGCTTCTTAA
- a CDS encoding type II toxin-antitoxin system VapC family toxin, which translates to MKFLIDTCGWIEWLTDGVLADEFAPYLSDLDNVIVPTSIQYELHKWICRERDSVLAMEIIALTQQSTVVPFTESLALLASELSQKYKLSFADSIIYSTAKQEKVKLITSDNHFENLPDVIYFPKIGHS; encoded by the coding sequence ATGAAATTTCTTATTGATACTTGCGGATGGATAGAGTGGCTTACGGACGGTGTATTAGCTGATGAGTTTGCACCCTATTTGAGCGATCTCGATAATGTGATTGTTCCCACTTCCATACAGTACGAACTTCATAAGTGGATATGTCGCGAACGAGATTCTGTATTGGCTATGGAAATTATTGCACTTACGCAACAATCTACAGTAGTGCCTTTTACAGAGTCTCTGGCGTTGCTTGCTTCAGAACTTTCACAAAAGTATAAATTAAGCTTTGCCGATTCAATTATCTATTCAACAGCAAAGCAAGAAAAAGTCAAACTCATTACTTCTGATAACCATTTTGAAAATTTGCCTGATGTAATTTATTTTCCTAAAATTGGACATTCTTAA
- a CDS encoding UvrD-helicase domain-containing protein, translating into MDHIENFKQPLTEGELHLLKFLDNTLKKDEVFKDGGDLTQYNGWLIFVQPFLNGSRPDIIIFNPNVGVQIIEVKDWNLNNYSFRENSTGKWDFYFTNSKGSYPEKSPVKQVDYYKEKLTGQLIPQIGEEIDKNDKRYALIKTSIYCHKATTEQAQDLFRTQKKDYKYFPVFGIDLLTASNLRKIVPYSYLPQSYYWKKAWNKEILFWLYPPLHSIEQCLELTLNIHQEKFAEPQKGHFRVRGVAGSGKTQVLAYRAGKLASQGYRVLILSFNITLWHYIKDMVQRSPFEFRWDRFTFSHFHGFCKDILNEFGENWPNQNGDDETVFREIVPNKVLEVIKGKKYEKYDAILIDEGQDYYIEWYTMLRHFLTDRDEVVVVCDKKQNIYSRKTEWLDKRRAGVEKFGDWIELRTIVRLPERIAGITKEFSEKFNLNRDVKFGEVERSNLFNQYIEHSVWWNIEEKEWLSKVNEGFEIIKEKGTSKHVSDTVILLPNKNFGLKCVKFFETTKNMEVNHVFENEDEERHHRHKKAFWMGDSRLKISTIHSFKGWEVLNVILYIPENYYESDDVYDQIVYTAMTRTRQNLIVINANKRYWEFVDGLSKTWK; encoded by the coding sequence TTGGATCATATCGAAAATTTTAAGCAACCTTTAACTGAAGGGGAATTACATCTATTAAAATTTTTAGACAACACTTTAAAGAAAGACGAAGTGTTTAAAGATGGTGGTGACTTAACTCAATACAACGGTTGGTTGATTTTTGTCCAGCCTTTTTTAAATGGCAGCCGACCTGATATTATTATTTTTAATCCTAATGTTGGCGTTCAAATCATAGAAGTTAAAGACTGGAATCTAAACAATTATTCTTTTAGAGAAAACAGTACAGGTAAATGGGATTTTTACTTTACAAATAGCAAAGGCAGTTATCCTGAAAAATCTCCTGTCAAACAAGTTGATTATTACAAAGAGAAATTGACTGGTCAGCTTATCCCACAGATAGGAGAAGAGATTGACAAAAATGATAAAAGATATGCACTTATAAAAACATCGATCTATTGCCACAAAGCAACTACAGAGCAAGCGCAAGATTTATTTAGAACTCAAAAAAAAGACTATAAATATTTTCCCGTATTTGGAATAGACTTATTGACAGCTTCCAATTTAAGGAAAATAGTCCCTTATAGCTATTTGCCACAGAGCTATTATTGGAAAAAAGCGTGGAATAAAGAAATTTTATTTTGGTTGTACCCACCTTTGCATTCTATCGAACAATGTCTTGAACTTACATTAAATATTCATCAAGAGAAATTTGCAGAGCCTCAAAAGGGTCATTTTAGAGTTAGAGGTGTTGCGGGCAGTGGGAAAACACAAGTGTTGGCTTATAGAGCTGGCAAACTTGCTTCACAAGGTTACAGAGTTTTAATACTCTCTTTTAACATTACTTTGTGGCATTACATAAAGGATATGGTGCAAAGAAGCCCGTTTGAATTCCGTTGGGATAGGTTCACTTTTAGTCATTTTCATGGATTTTGTAAAGACATATTGAATGAATTTGGCGAAAACTGGCCGAATCAAAATGGAGATGATGAAACGGTTTTCAGAGAAATAGTCCCCAATAAAGTTCTTGAAGTGATTAAAGGAAAGAAATACGAGAAGTATGATGCAATCTTGATTGACGAAGGACAAGACTACTATATCGAATGGTACACTATGCTTCGTCATTTTCTAACTGACAGAGATGAGGTGGTTGTTGTATGTGATAAAAAGCAAAACATTTACAGCCGTAAAACAGAATGGTTAGATAAAAGACGTGCTGGCGTTGAAAAATTTGGTGATTGGATAGAATTAAGAACTATCGTTAGATTACCTGAAAGAATTGCAGGTATTACGAAAGAGTTTAGCGAAAAATTTAACTTAAATAGAGACGTAAAATTTGGTGAGGTTGAACGCTCAAATCTCTTCAATCAGTACATTGAGCATTCTGTATGGTGGAATATCGAAGAAAAAGAATGGTTAAGCAAAGTAAATGAAGGATTTGAAATAATTAAAGAGAAAGGAACGTCAAAACACGTTTCAGATACAGTTATTTTACTTCCGAACAAAAACTTTGGACTTAAATGTGTAAAGTTTTTTGAGACAACCAAAAATATGGAAGTAAATCATGTATTTGAAAATGAGGATGAAGAGCGACACCATAGACACAAAAAAGCATTTTGGATGGGTGACAGTAGATTGAAAATTTCTACAATTCATAGCTTTAAGGGTTGGGAAGTTTTAAATGTGATCTTATACATACCTGAAAACTACTATGAAAGTGATGATGTCTACGACCAAATTGTTTACACTGCAATGACAAGAACAAGACAAAATTTAATAGTAATAAATGCAAATAAGAGGTATTGGGAATTCGTTGATGGACTCTCTAAAACATGGAAGTAA
- a CDS encoding pentapeptide repeat-containing protein codes for MADLKIVRHIKDGAERWNAWREKALPEEIDLQKVDLSGLKLSGVNLSQANLSKANFSRADLSNANLTGANLSGAVFPNANLKGADLRGAILAQANISQANVQDVNLAGTDLRSLELRGINLGSANLSGADLRGVNLSGENFKKINLSGANLSGAYLQNTDFSGANLSNANLSNAKMSRAKLRGTLLTRANLCGALLDFADISMAGCLMANFSEAILNKAVLNKANLGSAIFSGAQLVGAELCDAFLEDAFLSMANLTKANLSHADFSRTYLYKAILAQANCIETKFRHAELKEVDLSMAILKQANFAVADLQNSYLGGADLSGANLMGANLQNANFANANLTDVIVESTIWEGANLQGVIGFLLQQK; via the coding sequence TTGGCTGACCTAAAGATTGTTCGACATATTAAAGATGGCGCAGAGCGCTGGAATGCTTGGCGTGAAAAAGCTCTACCTGAAGAGATTGATTTGCAAAAAGTAGACCTCTCTGGTCTCAAGCTTAGTGGTGTCAATTTAAGTCAAGCTAATCTCAGCAAAGCTAATTTTAGTAGAGCTGACTTAAGTAACGCTAATCTGACGGGAGCTAATCTGAGTGGTGCTGTATTTCCCAATGCCAACTTAAAGGGAGCCGATTTGCGTGGCGCAATTTTGGCTCAGGCTAATATTAGCCAAGCGAATGTCCAAGATGTCAATTTGGCTGGTACTGACTTGAGATCGCTAGAACTTAGGGGCATCAATCTTGGCTCAGCGAACCTCAGTGGTGCAGATCTACGGGGAGTGAATCTCAGTGGAGAGAATTTCAAAAAGATAAATCTTAGTGGTGCTAATCTCAGTGGAGCTTATCTTCAGAATACCGATTTTAGCGGAGCCAATTTGAGTAATGCGAATCTAAGCAATGCCAAGATGAGTCGGGCGAAACTGCGAGGTACATTACTAACTCGTGCAAATTTATGTGGAGCATTGCTTGATTTTGCAGATATCAGTATGGCTGGCTGCTTGATGGCAAATTTTAGTGAGGCGATTTTAAATAAAGCAGTTCTCAATAAAGCTAATTTAGGTAGTGCAATTTTCAGTGGAGCGCAGCTAGTCGGTGCAGAGTTGTGTGACGCTTTTCTAGAGGATGCTTTTTTGAGCATGGCTAATTTAACGAAGGCAAATCTTAGCCATGCAGATTTTAGCCGCACTTACTTATATAAAGCAATTTTGGCTCAGGCTAACTGTATCGAAACTAAGTTTCGTCATGCCGAACTCAAGGAAGTTGATCTCAGTATGGCAATTCTCAAACAAGCAAACTTTGCTGTGGCGGATCTTCAGAACTCATACTTAGGTGGTGCAGACTTGAGTGGCGCAAATCTCATGGGTGCAAATTTACAGAATGCAAATTTTGCAAATGCTAACTTAACTGATGTAATTGTAGAAAGCACTATTTGGGAAGGAGCTAATCTGCAAGGAGTAATCGGCTTTTTACTCCAGCAAAAATGA
- a CDS encoding DnaJ domain-containing protein, which produces MENPRTFRIERGIGQYDFNDYYAVLGLPLTAEASQVRRRYLLIAKCLHPDIHGRTPSEKQVATQYLSKLVNPAYDVLSQERERTEYSAILKLLGKRLMKRNQTFTPQSELAKKYLTAATDINYEQTIQTIAKVQYQDLDQVLEHIGLLSELNLVHILLQEGYRHKSHEAVNSGISTPKVAVTNGLASNINSNSTSNTSNTSGSRVSSTYPNSTNSTYQMRSEAQVSPRSGAGNANNTASNANNTASNSTGQNQAAASNNASGSSNQYIRQAEAFINQKLWASALKELRSAIQVDCNNSKCHALLGFVYMNQKLSGMAKVSFQQALKLNPEEPLALQYINQVSGITPNVEKNQAKPKDEKKGGFFGWLGGG; this is translated from the coding sequence GTGGAAAACCCAAGAACATTCCGTATAGAGCGTGGCATTGGTCAATATGACTTTAATGATTACTATGCTGTATTAGGCTTACCACTGACAGCAGAGGCTTCCCAAGTGCGTAGGCGATATCTCTTAATTGCAAAGTGTTTGCATCCAGATATTCATGGGCGTACTCCGTCAGAGAAGCAAGTTGCTACTCAATATCTATCTAAGTTAGTGAATCCTGCCTACGACGTGCTGTCTCAAGAACGCGAACGTACAGAATATTCAGCGATTTTAAAATTATTGGGCAAACGTTTAATGAAGCGTAACCAGACATTTACGCCTCAGTCAGAACTTGCCAAAAAATATTTAACTGCGGCTACAGATATCAATTACGAACAAACAATCCAGACTATTGCGAAAGTTCAGTATCAAGATCTTGATCAAGTCTTAGAGCACATTGGGTTATTAAGCGAACTAAATTTAGTGCATATTCTCTTGCAAGAAGGCTATAGACACAAATCCCATGAGGCTGTGAATTCAGGAATTAGTACGCCTAAAGTTGCTGTAACCAATGGATTGGCAAGCAACATAAATAGCAACAGTACAAGTAATACCAGCAATACTAGTGGTAGTAGAGTCAGTTCTACTTATCCCAATAGTACAAATAGCACCTATCAAATGCGGAGTGAAGCACAAGTTTCTCCCCGTAGTGGGGCGGGTAATGCGAATAACACCGCATCTAATGCGAATAATACTGCCTCGAATAGTACAGGGCAAAACCAAGCTGCGGCTAGTAATAATGCATCTGGTTCGAGTAATCAATATATTCGCCAAGCCGAAGCCTTCATCAACCAAAAGTTATGGGCTTCAGCATTAAAGGAATTACGCAGTGCGATTCAAGTGGATTGTAACAATAGCAAATGTCATGCTTTGTTAGGTTTTGTCTATATGAATCAAAAATTATCAGGCATGGCAAAGGTGAGTTTTCAGCAAGCCCTGAAACTCAATCCAGAGGAGCCTTTAGCGCTACAGTACATTAACCAAGTTAGTGGCATAACACCAAATGTAGAAAAAAATCAAGCTAAGCCTAAGGACGAAAAGAAAGGTGGATTTTTTGGTTGGCTAGGTGGAGGCTAA
- the guaA gene encoding glutamine-hydrolyzing GMP synthase gives MIAILDFGSQYSELIARRIRETQVYSEVLPYHTSAEKLLKSNIKGIILSGGPSSVYDEGAPQCDPKIFDLGIPVLGVCYGMQLMAKQLGGTVERADRGEYGKAELQIDDPTDLLTNVDTGITMWMSHGDSVVDLPKGFEVLAHTANTPCAAIADHVKKLYGVQFHPEVVHSAGGMAMIRNFVYHICQCEPSWTTETFIENAIREIREQVGTKRVLLALSGGVDSSTLAFLLHKAIGDQLTCMFIDQGFMRKLEPERLVKLFEEQFHIHVEYVNARERFLEKVKGVTDPERKRKIIGGEFINVFEEESSRLGPFDFLAQGTLYPDVIESADTNVDPATGKRVAVKIKSHHNVGGLPENLRFTLVEPLRKLFKDEVRKVGTALGLPEEIVKRQPFPGPGLAIRIIGEITSERLNTLRDADLIVRQEINRAGQYNNLWQAFAVLLPTVRSVGVMGDKRTYSHPVVLRLVSSEDGMTADWARVPYELLETISNRIVNEVEGVNRVVLDITSKPPGTIEWE, from the coding sequence ATGATTGCTATTCTTGATTTCGGGTCTCAGTACTCGGAGCTAATTGCTCGACGTATCCGTGAGACACAAGTTTATTCCGAGGTTTTACCCTATCACACTTCAGCCGAAAAATTGCTGAAATCAAATATTAAAGGGATTATCTTGTCAGGTGGTCCTAGTTCTGTTTACGATGAAGGTGCACCACAATGTGACCCTAAGATTTTCGATTTAGGTATTCCTGTTTTAGGCGTTTGCTATGGAATGCAGCTAATGGCGAAACAGCTCGGCGGCACTGTCGAACGCGCTGATCGCGGGGAATATGGCAAAGCAGAATTACAAATCGATGATCCCACGGATCTACTCACTAATGTGGATACAGGGATCACCATGTGGATGAGTCATGGCGACTCGGTAGTGGATTTGCCTAAAGGATTTGAAGTGCTTGCCCATACGGCAAATACTCCCTGTGCTGCGATCGCTGATCATGTCAAAAAGCTGTATGGTGTGCAATTCCATCCTGAGGTAGTACATTCCGCAGGTGGCATGGCGATGATTCGCAACTTTGTTTATCACATTTGCCAATGCGAACCAAGCTGGACTACCGAGACCTTTATCGAAAATGCGATTCGTGAAATCCGCGAACAGGTTGGGACTAAGCGCGTTTTGTTAGCCCTTTCAGGTGGAGTGGACTCTTCCACACTTGCCTTCTTGCTACATAAAGCGATCGGCGATCAACTCACCTGTATGTTTATCGATCAAGGCTTCATGCGGAAGCTAGAACCTGAACGCCTTGTCAAACTCTTTGAAGAACAGTTCCATATTCATGTGGAATATGTCAATGCCCGCGAAAGATTCCTCGAAAAGGTAAAAGGAGTCACCGATCCCGAACGAAAGCGCAAGATCATCGGTGGTGAATTTATTAATGTCTTTGAAGAAGAATCCAGCCGTTTAGGACCTTTTGATTTTCTTGCTCAAGGTACGCTCTATCCCGATGTGATTGAATCTGCGGATACCAACGTCGATCCTGCCACGGGTAAACGTGTTGCCGTCAAGATCAAGAGTCATCACAATGTCGGTGGATTGCCTGAAAATCTGCGTTTCACGCTTGTGGAACCTCTTCGCAAACTGTTTAAGGATGAAGTGCGAAAGGTTGGTACTGCTCTCGGTCTTCCTGAAGAGATTGTCAAGCGTCAACCTTTCCCCGGTCCTGGGTTAGCGATTCGGATTATTGGTGAAATTACCAGCGAGAGATTGAATACTTTACGCGATGCCGATCTGATCGTGCGTCAGGAAATCAATCGCGCAGGTCAATACAATAATCTCTGGCAAGCCTTTGCGGTGCTATTACCAACGGTTCGCAGTGTTGGCGTAATGGGTGACAAGCGTACCTATTCTCATCCTGTGGTTTTGCGTCTGGTAAGTAGTGAGGATGGCATGACTGCGGACTGGGCGAGAGTTCCATATGAGCTATTGGAAACTATTTCCAATCGCATTGTGAATGAAGTAGAAGGTGTCAATCGCGTAGTGCTAGATATTACGTCTAAGCCCCCTGGCACGATTGAATGGGAATAG
- a CDS encoding DUF2808 domain-containing protein yields MYKKVMIAIALLPVLGFPVLGFPPLEAGAVQLRDGKTYFLHLPTFLEAESTIDVIYARNATYYFKIALPQSMGENLQRLEIVQSEGFETLDFRLEETIAYLQAPSGDRLPISGKAEIIQNQDRDQRKIVITFDPPIPANGELNRQLVVGLRPIRNPRYDGVYLFGVSASPQGDRPNTQFLGYGRLNFYDPFR; encoded by the coding sequence ATGTATAAAAAAGTTATGATAGCGATCGCATTGTTACCAGTTTTAGGGTTTCCAGTTTTAGGATTTCCACCTTTAGAAGCAGGAGCAGTGCAGTTACGCGATGGTAAGACGTATTTCTTGCATTTACCAACATTCCTAGAGGCTGAGTCAACCATAGATGTGATCTATGCACGGAATGCCACTTATTATTTCAAGATCGCGCTTCCCCAGAGTATGGGAGAAAACTTACAAAGGCTGGAAATAGTTCAATCAGAAGGTTTTGAGACGCTTGACTTTCGGCTTGAAGAAACAATTGCCTATTTGCAAGCACCCTCAGGCGATCGCCTTCCTATTTCGGGTAAAGCTGAAATTATCCAAAATCAGGATCGCGATCAAAGGAAAATTGTCATTACTTTTGATCCCCCAATTCCTGCTAATGGTGAGCTTAATCGCCAACTAGTAGTCGGGCTAAGACCAATTCGCAATCCCCGTTATGATGGGGTCTATTTATTTGGAGTCTCTGCATCTCCGCAAGGCGATCGCCCTAACACGCAATTTCTGGGCTATGGCAGATTAAACTTCTATGATCCCTTCCGCTAA
- a CDS encoding AbrB/MazE/SpoVT family DNA-binding domain-containing protein: protein MLEVTLSPQYQVPIPQEVRDLLNLKAGQKFSVLLQGDSITLVPKSSVQSFRGVLKGANINNVRDRTERV from the coding sequence ATGTTAGAAGTTACCTTGTCGCCACAGTATCAAGTTCCTATCCCACAAGAAGTTAGAGATTTATTGAATTTAAAGGCGGGACAAAAATTTTCAGTTTTATTGCAAGGTGATTCAATTACGCTTGTCCCTAAATCTTCTGTCCAGTCATTTCGCGGTGTTTTGAAGGGAGCTAATATTAATAATGTTCGCGATCGCACTGAAAGAGTATGA